The nucleotide window GGTCGGGTTTGAGTTGAGGTTTTTCAACCCGCTTGGGGTCGGGTTGGATTTGGGTTGATCAAAAAATAGGATCGGGTAGTGTCAACCTGACACAAACCTGGTCCGTTACCCGAATTTATCACCCTTATTTATGTCATTAGATGTTGGCCTTACCCTGTAATTTTTAATATCATGTTGGTGGAGGCGTTTATGTAGTACCACTACCCCCAATTCCTTGTTATCATTGTAGATGTGCCGAGAAATCAAAATATTGTAGTACTTTTCTTGTGCTATTGGAGTTAATACCATATGTTAAACATTATCACGACTCACATGCTCTCTTTAACACTATCCCGGGGGCATAAGGACTCATCAACACTAACGGGGGTTATTGTCGCCGATCTCTTCATGTAATTTATTTTGAAGTAAGTACCATATTCTCTATCCACACACCTCACTAGAGATGTGTTGAAGTCTCCCTTGTAGAGAACCTTGTCATAAATAACATAAAAGGTCATTTATTACTTGACATTTCAGATTTCCATCCTATTTTGAGGTAGAATCCCCATTTTGACATAGTTCCGGATATGGTCATCAGGCCCCGAAATCGCTATTTTCATGGTGAATTCATCAGACACGCTAACCTTGACTTGAAATTTCAAGGAAAATAATTCCAAGTAGCATGGCCTCGCTTTAATAGCCCAACTTTGCCAATGCATCTTCCCCTTGATTTTAATCCCTTGGGATATGCTCCAACCTACCTTCATTGAAGAACTTGACGAGCATTTCACAACAAATAGGAGGAGTCACTAACATGAAGTCGTTGTAGAAATTGAGATCAACCACCTTCATCTCCAGAGCTAGCTTGTGGATGTTGATAAGAACCTCATTAACCTATAGGGCCCATCAGGGGATCATTTGGTACGTTCTCGAGGGGTTACACTCCTCATAGGGTCGTTATGAGTGCCTTAGAGTCATCCTTAGAATGGGGCGGGAACTCAAGCATATAGTTGGCCAATGTTTGACCCTTCAAAGTGCCTTGAGGCTAATATGTCCCATCAAAGTGCCCTAACTCCACAATTTACTTAGGGGGGCTATGTGTACCTTTTTGAGAAGCATCTTCACACTCATGTCGCATTAACGCTACTTCGGGTATAAGAGCTTATCATCACTCAATTCAAGTCTTCTTAATGGTTCAAGTGTGGTAGGTTTCCCACATCTTCTTCTAAATTCTGCCATTGATGAAGGTCGGAACTCCTTGTAAGAAAGTAATGTTAGTGCACCTGTTAGAGTGGTGAGCTCGAATTCCTTGAAGAGCTGAGCCTGAATCCCTTAAATTGGTGAGCCTGAATCCTTTGGAGAGGTGAGTCTGAATCCCTTAGAAAAAGAAGAGCCTGAATTCCTTAGAGCAGTGAGCCTGATTTCTGCTGGTGAAGAGAGTCTGAATCCAGAGCGAGATGAGAAGAGTCCAAATCACTGCTAGAGAAGTGGGGCTGATCCCTACTAAAAAGGAGAGCCCGGACCTTTTGAGAGGTGAGCCTAGATCTCTACTAGAGAGGTGTGCCTAACCCCTTAGTGATGTGAGTCCGAATCTCTGAGAAAAAAGAGAGCTTGAATTCTTCTAGAGAGGTGACCCCAATTCTGGTAATGAGAAAAGTATAAATCCCTAAAAAAGAGAGGAGAGCCTGAATTCTGTTGGTATATCATCACTATTAAACTTCATAACATATAAATTGCAACAACTCCCTTGGGCTACAATATTATTTTTTCATAGAGGGATGGGACGCTAGTTCTCCTCTCTTCTACTTAGGGTGTCATGTTCTCATATTTTCCTAAAATTTCTATcacaaaaaataaaatattattttagaacaCTGCTGCTAAACgcaataattcaaaatatttaagTTTTTAATAATTTGCTCTAAATTATTTGCCTTAAATAAAAAGAATAAGTAAAAATTGAACCAAATTCATTTCCCAATAATTAACCAAACAAAGAAACCCTAATATTTCAAACTCACAGCAACACTAATTCACTTAACTAATTCAAAGCTCGTCTCGCTCGAAATAAATGGCAGAAGTGGACCAAAACGACGACGCTCAAAGCGAGACGAGCGATTACACATCTGAAGACGAAGGAACTGAAGATTACAAAAAAGGCGGCTATCACGCAGTTCAAATCGGCGACACATTCAAACATGCTCGATATGTTGTGCAAAGCAAGCTTGGATGGGGCCATTTCTCCACTGTTTGGCTCTCTTGGGATACTCACAAATCTGTATGTATCTATATGTTACTTGTATCTATATGCGTGTTTGTTATGTTTTTGAAATGTTGTTAGGTTGAGTTTGTTTATGTTGATTTTGATTTTGGATTGTTGTTGATTGATTTCGAAAGTTTGTGAATTGGTGCTGTTTTGGTTTCGTAAAGTTGGATGCTTTGGGATGTGATTACGGGTTTAGAGAAGTCTTTGTTTCTGCTAAATTAGTTGAGATTCTGTATCAACACATGATTAATTATGTTGGCTGTTTTTGTAATTCTAATTCGCTTATGGTTTCCTTAGTGTTCTAAAAATGGGTCAAGGCGGCTGATTATCGGCGGCCGGGGCAAAAACGTCTAGTTTTTGCAAATTCGGTGATTAATCGGGTTTGGTCAAAATTTAGGTGGGACTAATTGGTCAAAAAAAAGGTTCAAACTACGGATAAATTTGTAAAAAATGTAAAACTATAGAATTTTAAGAACCAAAGaatttaagtttcatgatttGTTTATCTGGTACTTGATATATGTCATAATGTACTAGAATAAAATCGATTAggtatattttttaaataattagtTAAAGTTAGCTACTTTTTTAATTGTATAAAGTGCTCCATGATAGATTAACAAAATTGGAGAAATCAGAATATTAAATATATAACCATAAGGTAATGAATATACCTAATCCCCATATTAAACAAGATCATGAATATAAGGATTAGGAGTAGAGCACACTGATGAATCTCTTTGCTCCTTTTGCTCAATCTTACTAAATAACAAGAATTTGTTAGAGCAATGACCGGCTTTTTTTATATAGAGATACGTAGCCTTGAAAATTCAAAAAAGTGCCCAGCACTACGCCGAGGCAGCAATGGACGAAATTAAGATTTTGAAGCAGATTGCTGAGGAAGACCCAGATGACAAAAAGTCAGTTGTGAAACTTTTGGATCACTTTAAACATTTGGGGCCAAATGGGCAGCATGTTTGCATGGTTTTTGAGTACTTGGGTGATAATCTTTTGACACTTATTAAATACTCTGACTATCGGGGAATTCCTCTTCCGAAGGTTAAAGAAATATGCTCCCACATATTAGGAGGGTTGGATTACTTACATCGCAAACTTTCGATTATACATACTGATTTGAAGCCAGAAAATGTGTTACTTTTGTCAATGATTGATCCAGATAAGGATCCAACAAAGTCAGGTGTGCCTCTCTTTGTGCCATCGAAGAAGGATAAGATTGTGCCAGGTTCTGGAGCTTGTAGAGAAGTAAGGAGCTACAGGAGTGATTTGACCAAGAACCAGAAAAAGAAAATCCGTAAAAAGGCCAAGAAAGCAGCTCAAAATTGTATGGAGGAAGAACAACCAGCAGAAACCGAGCCAGATGATGAAGCAGCCGTCACTGAAGTTTCCCATCACGATGAGAATTTAAATATTGACTCTATTGAAGAGAAGTCTACGAGAGATAGGTCAACAACTACAGGCAGTAATAGGAATTCTCAACAAAGAAACCAGAGTCATAGAAGAGGTAGCCACTCTGCAAGACGAAAGCTATCATCTGAGGTTGACACTAGGTGCAAATTAGTTGATTTTGGTAATGCCTGTTGGACATATAAACAGTTTACAAGTGATATTCAGACTCGGCAATACAGGTGTCCTGAGGTTCTTTTAGGATCAAAGTACTCGACTTCAGCTGATCTATGGTCATTTGCGTGTATATGCTTTGAACTGGCCACTGGTGATGTCCTCTTCGATCCGCACAGTGGGGACAATTATGACCGAGATGAGGTTTGTGCAAGCTTCTCAGTCTTTAAACGTTATTTGCGTTGATAATTTCCAATTTTACCTGTTACGTGTAaattaaatgattaaatgatTGCTACTTGTGTGTACAAGTAGTCGTAAATATGTTGCTCTTTCAACTCCCAGAATAAAATTTACTGTAGCTAATAGCTACTTTCTCCTTAGTCCTTCCTCAACCTCCCTTCTCCGCCACACCAAGGTGAGATCTGTGCATTGTTGACAAGGGGGATCTATGTCGGGCTAGCAGTGGTCAGTTGACA belongs to Apium graveolens cultivar Ventura unplaced genomic scaffold, ASM990537v1 ctg5683, whole genome shotgun sequence and includes:
- the LOC141702780 gene encoding uncharacterized protein LOC141702780, with protein sequence MAEVDQNDDAQSETSDYTSEDEGTEDYKKGGYHAVQIGDTFKHARYVVQSKLGWGHFSTVWLSWDTHKSRYVALKIQKSAQHYAEAAMDEIKILKQIAEEDPDDKKSVVKLLDHFKHLGPNGQHVCMVFEYLGDNLLTLIKYSDYRGIPLPKVKEICSHILGGLDYLHRKLSIIHTDLKPENVLLLSMIDPDKDPTKSGVPLFVPSKKDKIVPGSGACREVRSYRSDLTKNQKKKIRKKAKKAAQNCMEEEQPAETEPDDEAAVTEVSHHDENLNIDSIEEKSTRDRSTTTGSNRNSQQRNQSHRRGSHSARRKLSSEVDTRCKLVDFGNACWTYKQFTSDIQTRQYRCPEVLLGSKYSTSADLWSFACICFELATGDVLFDPHSGDNYDRDEDHLALMMELLGMMPRKIALGGRYSRDFFNRYGDLKHIRRLRFWPLNKVLVDKYEFNEQDAKDLADFLVPILDFVPEKRPTAAQCLSHPWFSSGPCSLERTVAGILPEATDKITSEKKRENDEREAMEVAVGNIVIDGTPKPVNHSKQK